From Verrucomicrobia bacterium S94, the proteins below share one genomic window:
- a CDS encoding TVP38/TMEM64 family protein, whose amino-acid sequence MKWIKPLMGIMAIIAILFLGAKYSGLQQWLADALAWTGELGPVGMGIFLLLYITACVFFIPGSLLTLGAGAIYGLAVGSVLVSVSSTLGATAAFLIGRYFARDWIVRKIEGNRRFTAIDDAVAEEGWRIVGLTRLSPVFSFNLLNYAYGLTRVSLREYVLASWIGMMPGTVMYVYIGSLAGDLAGLGAETAEAPSGVQWAINLVAFLATILVTVYVTKIAKKSLSEKIDA is encoded by the coding sequence ATGAAGTGGATTAAGCCTCTAATGGGCATTATGGCAATTATCGCGATATTGTTTCTGGGCGCAAAATATTCAGGTTTGCAACAATGGTTGGCAGATGCTCTGGCATGGACCGGGGAACTGGGTCCAGTGGGCATGGGCATTTTCCTGCTGCTCTATATAACAGCCTGTGTCTTCTTTATTCCCGGTTCATTACTGACACTGGGTGCTGGTGCTATTTACGGCCTTGCAGTGGGATCGGTTTTAGTTTCGGTTTCATCAACACTGGGGGCAACAGCGGCCTTTTTGATCGGGCGCTATTTTGCACGCGACTGGATTGTCAGAAAAATTGAAGGGAATCGACGGTTCACTGCGATTGATGATGCGGTGGCAGAAGAGGGGTGGCGCATTGTCGGGCTTACCCGGTTGTCGCCGGTGTTTTCGTTCAACTTGTTGAATTATGCCTATGGCCTAACGCGGGTTTCTTTGCGCGAGTATGTATTGGCCTCCTGGATTGGTATGATGCCCGGAACTGTGATGTATGTGTATATCGGTTCATTGGCCGGTGATCTTGCAGGCCTTGGTGCGGAAACCGCAGAAGCCCCTTCGGGGGTTCAATGGGCAATCAATCTTGTGGCCTTTCTGGCTACCATACTCGTTACGGTTTATGTCACGAAAATTGCGAAAAAGAGTCTGTCGGAGAAAATTGATGCGTGA
- a CDS encoding mercuric reductase, translating into MREEWNIQPEPKDQYNKRLIENVHPLNWRNPVPDGIYNLVVVGAGTAGLISAIGTAGLGGKVALIERHLMGGDCLNIGCVPSKALIAPSHLAAKMRRAAEFGLTASEVSEGDFPKVMERLRKIRAEISVNDSAQRYSGKGVDLFFGEGKFTGRNTIEVNGQTLTFRKAVIATGARARHPEIVGLDDAGFLTNETVFNLTERPEHLIVIGGGPIGCELAQAFRRLGSQVTIIEKSRFLPREDPEASAILAESFRRDGIEVLPDSEVTGVSQEGGNKRIHLIRNGTASTLEGDQILIGAGRVPNVKNLGLEKAGIAFDERVGIKVNDYLRTTNPRVFAAGDCCMSWKFTHAADVAAQMVIQNALFGGRKKWSDVNMVWCTYTDPEIAHVGMYEHEAEKKGIKTGSYKFEMAENDRAQAEGETVGFVKVVVKKGTDKILGATIVAAHAGEMISEISVAMAAGMGLGKIGRVIHPYPTQSEAIKRVAGLYNQTRLTPTLTKLMRVWFRFARR; encoded by the coding sequence ATGCGTGAAGAATGGAATATTCAGCCCGAACCAAAGGATCAGTATAATAAACGTTTGATTGAAAATGTGCATCCGCTGAACTGGCGGAATCCGGTTCCGGACGGGATCTATAATCTTGTTGTGGTCGGTGCCGGTACAGCTGGACTGATTTCGGCCATCGGCACTGCTGGTCTTGGCGGGAAGGTGGCTTTGATTGAGCGGCACCTGATGGGCGGTGATTGCCTTAATATCGGCTGTGTGCCTTCTAAAGCATTGATTGCACCTTCGCACCTTGCCGCAAAAATGCGTCGGGCTGCGGAGTTTGGTTTGACAGCTTCTGAAGTTTCTGAGGGTGATTTCCCGAAGGTGATGGAGCGCCTCCGTAAAATTCGCGCTGAGATCAGTGTCAACGATTCTGCGCAGCGCTATTCCGGTAAAGGCGTCGATCTGTTTTTCGGCGAAGGGAAATTTACCGGGCGCAATACCATTGAGGTCAATGGGCAAACGCTTACCTTCAGGAAAGCGGTCATTGCCACCGGTGCCCGTGCACGGCATCCTGAAATTGTTGGTTTAGATGACGCTGGATTTTTGACCAACGAAACCGTTTTTAATCTGACAGAACGGCCGGAGCACCTGATCGTAATTGGCGGAGGACCGATTGGCTGTGAGCTGGCACAGGCCTTTCGTCGTCTGGGATCGCAGGTGACAATCATTGAAAAATCGCGGTTTCTGCCGCGCGAGGATCCCGAGGCATCAGCTATTCTGGCGGAATCGTTCCGCCGGGATGGTATAGAAGTCCTGCCGGACTCGGAGGTGACCGGCGTTTCACAAGAAGGTGGAAATAAAAGAATACATCTCATCCGGAACGGAACAGCATCGACGTTGGAAGGAGATCAGATTTTAATCGGAGCTGGACGGGTTCCGAATGTTAAAAATCTTGGGCTGGAAAAAGCCGGTATTGCGTTTGATGAACGTGTCGGGATAAAAGTAAACGATTATTTACGCACAACCAATCCGCGGGTATTTGCGGCGGGCGACTGCTGTATGTCGTGGAAATTCACCCATGCTGCTGATGTTGCTGCACAAATGGTGATTCAGAATGCACTCTTCGGCGGGCGGAAAAAATGGTCCGATGTCAACATGGTCTGGTGCACGTATACCGATCCTGAAATTGCTCATGTTGGAATGTACGAACACGAAGCTGAAAAGAAGGGAATTAAAACCGGTTCGTATAAATTCGAAATGGCAGAAAATGATCGTGCGCAGGCAGAAGGTGAGACGGTCGGGTTTGTGAAGGTCGTCGTAAAAAAAGGAACCGATAAAATTCTGGGAGCGACTATTGTGGCCGCACATGCGGGCGAAATGATCAGCGAAATATCGGTTGCGATGGCTGCCGGAATGGGCCTTGGAAAAATTGGCCGCGTTATCCATCCTTATCCGACACAGTCGGAAGCAATCAAGCGGGTCGCCGGTCTCTACAATCAGACCCGTCTAACCCCGACCCTTACAAAATTGATGCGGGTATGGTTCAGGTTTGCGCGGCGATGA
- a CDS encoding DUF2064 domain-containing protein: MNLRLIIFTRFPVPGKTKTRLISSIGKDAAAVLQREMTEHTVRQARKTGVEIEIRYTGGTVEQMRHWLGADLIYTEQGEGDLGERMQRACEDAFSEGLSKAVIVGSDCPFNDGKNLNDAFRSLESHELVIGPANDGGYYLIGLDRAVAMTPLFKNIEWGGEYVFAQTMRAASGLSVYQLPKRNDVDRVEDIPPKISVIVPTLNEEAHLSPTLEKVREGFGVEIIVVDGGSSDGTRSIFPNTIECKSGRAAQQNFGAEKASGDILLFLHADTILPDAWDRLVRETLADASVAVGAFRFKVRETFPGQKFIEDTANWRSVKGGLPFGDQGLFLRKETFEAVGGFPDMPIMEDYAFVRSLRHVGAVVTRPEAAITSGRRWQQHGVLKVTLVNKLMILGYRLGISPERLARFYRGR; the protein is encoded by the coding sequence ATGAATCTTCGGCTGATTATTTTCACCCGGTTTCCAGTACCCGGAAAAACAAAGACACGGCTGATTTCTTCCATTGGAAAAGATGCGGCGGCAGTGCTGCAACGTGAAATGACGGAGCACACGGTTCGGCAGGCCCGTAAAACCGGTGTTGAGATTGAAATTCGTTATACCGGGGGAACGGTGGAGCAGATGCGCCATTGGCTGGGTGCTGACCTGATCTATACGGAGCAGGGCGAAGGGGATTTGGGTGAGCGGATGCAACGTGCCTGTGAAGATGCTTTTAGCGAAGGGTTGAGCAAGGCAGTTATCGTTGGTTCAGACTGTCCTTTCAATGACGGAAAGAATCTAAACGATGCATTCCGCTCATTGGAAAGCCATGAACTGGTCATTGGACCGGCAAATGATGGGGGCTATTATCTGATCGGGTTGGATCGGGCAGTTGCGATGACGCCGCTGTTTAAAAACATTGAGTGGGGCGGGGAATATGTTTTTGCGCAAACCATGAGGGCTGCGTCCGGGTTGTCAGTCTATCAGCTTCCAAAACGGAACGATGTGGATCGCGTTGAAGATATTCCTCCGAAGATTTCCGTTATCGTTCCGACGCTGAACGAAGAGGCCCATCTTTCTCCAACCCTGGAAAAAGTTCGTGAAGGGTTCGGTGTGGAAATCATTGTGGTGGACGGCGGCAGTTCGGATGGTACGCGGTCGATTTTTCCGAATACGATCGAATGTAAGAGCGGACGGGCCGCACAGCAGAATTTTGGGGCGGAAAAAGCTTCCGGTGATATCCTGTTATTTCTGCATGCCGATACGATTCTCCCCGACGCATGGGACCGGCTGGTGCGGGAAACTCTGGCGGATGCATCGGTTGCAGTCGGAGCGTTCCGTTTTAAAGTCAGGGAAACTTTTCCTGGACAGAAATTTATTGAAGATACGGCAAACTGGCGCTCTGTAAAGGGCGGACTTCCCTTCGGTGATCAGGGGTTGTTTCTGCGAAAAGAGACCTTTGAAGCGGTTGGCGGATTCCCGGATATGCCCATTATGGAGGACTATGCTTTTGTACGCAGCCTTCGTCATGTCGGAGCGGTTGTCACCCGTCCGGAGGCAGCGATCACCTCCGGTCGGCGCTGGCAGCAGCATGGAGTTTTAAAAGTAACTCTGGTCAATAAGCTGATGATCCTTGGTTATCGGCTGGGCATTTCTCCAGAACGGCTGGCGCGGTTTTATCGAGGCAGATAA
- a CDS encoding tetratricopeptide repeat protein, protein MNVRLFLGMLLSGMLCRGETYEQLSSQLKNAVEKQEIHRLKSQIAGAAIGRLETGTLSKKDKKKLRAQIKDCCADVQLGSMDVWYGESVVTWGRLLLLDGKWKEARMQLLDQAEVLQNIERNLKANAIPVSSISPVAGCRYILGETYREEYERFQTLESAVEAFRHFYNVYIKYSDGPWGEKAQAAAEAMQAELERHGKQVRIDLGSHKDSFIAAQFRLGSRRMAEERYADAVEAIETAINYFPETVKSVQALRNLAVCKQELGRPDEVYMIAEYCCERFAADTNAPIGILSLGRRAVDAGNEELGEQLFQLYLTTFPEHEKRADILSWFAWRAYEAEEMEEAMSFFQLLESELRRFGEAGERLEKVVYLQATMLSDLEKLDDFLVEFPRSKWAAQAMSEKAQALLVAGDFEAAFQTLETLEEDFPEAAASKKALAGLIVAAVDAGRFNVAEQVLGRMLEDQDAYGHDVYLATGEGLLSAEQFALAEKAFAAVPDDERAVFGAAACKFGIADFEGSFRTLEALLEDYPDTGRFYDARLMQARCLVELGRTNAAVAAYSEAARENYAVTLEMAGVLSDPEEKLSAYQRVALLADPEHAEHQPLIAESIMQSLPLCMELGKYELVLDACDQFTALFPEHKQSQVVRKYRKEAERALAD, encoded by the coding sequence ATGAATGTGCGACTGTTTCTGGGGATGCTGCTATCCGGCATGCTGTGCCGGGGAGAGACCTATGAGCAGTTGAGCTCGCAGCTTAAAAATGCCGTTGAAAAACAGGAGATTCACCGGTTGAAATCACAGATTGCCGGTGCTGCGATTGGGCGACTGGAAACCGGAACCCTTTCGAAGAAGGATAAGAAGAAACTGCGTGCACAGATTAAGGACTGCTGCGCTGATGTGCAGCTGGGATCTATGGATGTGTGGTACGGTGAAAGTGTTGTAACCTGGGGACGTCTGCTGCTGCTTGACGGGAAGTGGAAAGAGGCGCGTATGCAGTTGCTGGATCAGGCTGAAGTGCTGCAGAATATAGAGCGGAATCTGAAAGCCAACGCCATTCCGGTATCCTCGATCAGTCCCGTCGCCGGATGCCGGTATATACTGGGTGAAACCTATCGTGAAGAATACGAAAGGTTTCAGACCTTGGAATCGGCCGTTGAAGCTTTCCGTCATTTCTACAATGTATACATCAAATACAGTGACGGTCCCTGGGGAGAAAAGGCTCAGGCCGCTGCCGAAGCGATGCAGGCCGAACTGGAGCGACATGGTAAACAGGTGCGGATTGACCTCGGTTCGCATAAAGATTCATTTATCGCCGCTCAATTCAGACTGGGATCAAGACGAATGGCGGAGGAACGATATGCCGATGCCGTGGAAGCGATCGAAACCGCCATCAACTATTTTCCGGAGACGGTGAAATCAGTGCAGGCACTGCGTAATCTGGCGGTCTGTAAACAGGAGCTCGGGCGGCCTGATGAGGTCTATATGATTGCTGAATACTGCTGTGAACGTTTTGCTGCTGATACCAACGCTCCGATAGGGATTCTGAGTCTGGGCCGTCGTGCAGTGGATGCCGGGAATGAAGAGTTGGGCGAACAGCTGTTTCAGCTTTATCTAACCACTTTTCCGGAACATGAAAAGCGGGCCGATATTCTTTCATGGTTTGCATGGCGTGCTTATGAGGCAGAAGAGATGGAAGAGGCCATGTCTTTTTTTCAGTTGCTGGAAAGCGAACTGCGCCGTTTCGGGGAGGCCGGGGAACGACTGGAAAAAGTAGTTTACCTTCAGGCGACTATGCTGTCCGATCTGGAAAAGCTGGACGATTTTCTGGTGGAATTTCCCCGTTCGAAATGGGCGGCACAGGCCATGAGTGAAAAGGCGCAGGCTCTTTTGGTGGCGGGGGATTTTGAAGCTGCGTTTCAGACGCTGGAAACACTGGAAGAGGATTTCCCGGAAGCAGCGGCGTCAAAAAAAGCACTGGCCGGACTGATTGTTGCGGCAGTTGATGCGGGGCGTTTCAACGTTGCTGAACAGGTGCTTGGCCGGATGCTCGAAGATCAGGATGCCTATGGTCACGACGTTTATCTTGCAACGGGTGAAGGCCTGTTGTCGGCTGAACAGTTTGCGTTGGCGGAAAAGGCTTTTGCGGCAGTGCCCGATGATGAGCGTGCTGTGTTCGGTGCGGCGGCCTGTAAATTCGGTATCGCAGATTTTGAGGGAAGTTTCCGGACATTGGAAGCACTGCTCGAGGACTATCCGGACACGGGGAGATTTTATGATGCGCGGCTGATGCAGGCACGCTGTCTGGTTGAACTGGGTCGGACAAATGCAGCGGTTGCGGCCTATTCGGAAGCTGCCCGTGAAAATTATGCGGTGACGCTGGAGATGGCCGGTGTGTTAAGCGATCCGGAAGAAAAGCTGTCGGCCTATCAGCGGGTGGCGTTGCTGGCCGACCCGGAGCATGCGGAACATCAGCCGCTGATTGCTGAGAGTATTATGCAGAGTCTGCCGCTTTGCATGGAGCTGGGTAAATATGAACTGGTGCTTGACGCGTGTGACCAGTTCACTGCGCTTTTTCCGGAGCATAAGCAGAGTCAGGTTGTCAGGAAATACCGGAAGGAGGCGGAGCGTGCGCTGGCGGATTAA
- a CDS encoding MotA/TolQ/ExbB proton channel family protein encodes MKRWIMVLLIAGSAVFAEEAEIVKSEAVQAAEAAPEEVSGFLDVVKGGGAFGMVLWIGLAGLSLAAGSLIIDSLLNIQEKKIIPKTLVSLVREAIEEGSLKKAAQRCRDVPGPYSNILLAGFENVEDGFDAAQEAIGIAADMESEKMLQRVNYLNVVGNLAPMLGLLGTVQGMILAFATLGTTSGAAKNALLAINISQALYTTAAGLVIAVPAIGAYFFFRNRAAKVILTMESLTMEVMKGLKSRKPD; translated from the coding sequence ATGAAGCGGTGGATTATGGTTTTACTGATTGCCGGAAGTGCGGTTTTTGCGGAAGAGGCGGAAATCGTAAAAAGTGAAGCGGTGCAGGCGGCGGAGGCCGCGCCGGAAGAGGTTTCGGGTTTTCTGGATGTAGTGAAGGGCGGCGGGGCTTTCGGCATGGTGTTATGGATCGGGCTGGCAGGGCTTTCGCTGGCGGCCGGGTCACTGATTATCGACTCACTGCTGAATATTCAGGAAAAAAAGATTATTCCGAAAACGCTGGTTTCGCTGGTCCGTGAGGCGATTGAAGAGGGGAGTCTTAAAAAAGCGGCACAACGGTGCCGGGATGTTCCCGGCCCCTATTCCAATATTCTGCTGGCTGGATTTGAAAATGTTGAGGATGGTTTTGATGCGGCGCAGGAAGCCATTGGTATCGCGGCCGATATGGAGAGCGAGAAGATGCTGCAGCGGGTGAACTATCTGAATGTGGTGGGGAATCTTGCGCCGATGCTCGGGCTGCTGGGCACTGTGCAGGGGATGATTCTGGCTTTTGCCACGCTGGGCACGACATCGGGGGCGGCCAAAAATGCGCTGCTGGCCATTAATATTTCGCAGGCGCTTTATACGACAGCCGCCGGGCTCGTCATTGCCGTTCCGGCGATCGGGGCCTACTTCTTTTTCCGTAATCGTGCGGCCAAGGTGATTCTGACCATGGAAAGTCTGACCATGGAAGTGATGAAGGGGCTGAAGAGCCGGAAACCGGATTAA
- a CDS encoding biopolymer transporter ExbD: MARRTFQKNKAGGINMTPMIDVVFQMIIFFVCTAQLEREQFSEWINLPDSPNAPEMAQEKDPRTITIEVDDQGKIMIGRTPLSVSRLRKILKKTVADYGVYGPSIPIRIRADAASQHSNVRKVMDVCTESGLYKIAFIAVKDRVD; encoded by the coding sequence ATGGCGAGGCGTACGTTCCAGAAAAACAAAGCCGGCGGTATCAACATGACCCCGATGATTGATGTGGTTTTCCAGATGATTATTTTTTTCGTCTGTACCGCACAGCTCGAACGGGAACAGTTTTCGGAGTGGATTAACCTGCCCGATTCTCCGAACGCTCCGGAAATGGCACAGGAGAAGGATCCGCGTACTATCACGATTGAAGTCGATGATCAGGGAAAAATCATGATCGGGCGAACGCCGCTGTCGGTTTCCAGACTCCGGAAGATTCTGAAGAAGACGGTTGCCGACTATGGGGTGTATGGACCGTCGATTCCGATCCGGATTCGGGCGGATGCCGCGTCGCAGCATTCCAATGTCCGGAAAGTCATGGATGTGTGCACCGAATCAGGGCTCTATAAAATTGCATTTATTGCTGTCAAAGACCGTGTTGATTAA
- a CDS encoding biopolymer transporter ExbD, producing the protein MRRTKTGRFAGTEVEVEVSMTPMIDVVFQLLIYFLVTFSAAEVLSFLDISRPAPDAAQAQPSSADMIRIGVRGDGFAINSRKVSDEELSRLIRRLAAVSTQQTVLVNCSDESLHGRLISVLDLCAENGLTQIAVMSGK; encoded by the coding sequence ATGAGAAGAACGAAGACAGGTAGATTTGCAGGAACGGAGGTCGAGGTTGAGGTGTCGATGACGCCGATGATTGATGTGGTGTTTCAGTTGCTGATCTATTTTCTGGTGACGTTCAGTGCGGCGGAGGTGCTGTCGTTTCTGGATATTTCACGGCCTGCGCCGGATGCTGCCCAGGCGCAGCCGTCTTCTGCGGATATGATCAGAATCGGGGTACGTGGCGATGGATTTGCGATCAACAGCCGCAAGGTGAGTGATGAGGAATTAAGCCGTCTGATCCGACGGCTGGCTGCAGTGAGTACACAGCAGACCGTCCTGGTGAACTGCTCTGATGAGTCGCTGCATGGCCGCCTGATCAGCGTGCTGGATCTCTGTGCTGAAAACGGGCTGACGCAGATTGCGGTGATGAGCGGAAAATAA
- a CDS encoding DUF5020 family protein, with translation MKRTLTAALAFTASLTFGGDFIQWTDTSLTVLEGSGFEVDPEDQTTLTIEHANGWKYGDFFFFNDFIYFNGDQSSADDSSSYYGEIAPRFSFGKMLNQDLSVLFVKDVLVATCYEYGRWLNGDAFGDNYLIGAGVDLDIPGFDFFQLNVYQRFAGSGDGDTVQITPVWKISFPMGQSSLICDGFIDWVVNSDGAYEKNLHVCPQFKFDIGVFFNMEAGSLLAGTELDYWTNKYGIKDSSGFKTDQFAASGIVQYHF, from the coding sequence ATGAAACGTACACTGACTGCCGCTCTGGCATTCACCGCATCTCTCACCTTCGGCGGAGATTTTATTCAATGGACCGATACCAGTCTGACAGTACTGGAAGGCTCCGGTTTCGAAGTTGATCCGGAAGACCAGACCACGCTGACCATCGAACATGCCAACGGCTGGAAATACGGCGATTTCTTCTTCTTTAATGATTTTATCTATTTCAACGGAGACCAAAGCAGTGCCGATGACAGTTCCTCCTACTATGGTGAAATTGCGCCGCGCTTCAGTTTTGGCAAAATGCTGAATCAGGACCTGTCTGTTCTCTTCGTCAAGGATGTACTCGTAGCCACCTGCTACGAATATGGCCGCTGGCTTAACGGCGATGCCTTTGGTGACAATTATCTCATCGGTGCCGGCGTAGATCTCGATATCCCGGGCTTCGATTTTTTCCAGCTGAATGTCTATCAGCGCTTTGCAGGCTCAGGCGACGGCGACACTGTTCAGATCACTCCGGTCTGGAAAATATCGTTCCCCATGGGTCAATCTTCACTGATCTGCGACGGCTTCATTGACTGGGTAGTCAACAGCGACGGCGCCTATGAAAAAAACCTGCACGTCTGCCCCCAGTTCAAATTTGATATCGGTGTCTTTTTCAATATGGAAGCCGGCTCTCTGCTGGCCGGTACCGAACTCGACTACTGGACCAACAAATACGGCATCAAGGATTCCTCAGGATTCAAAACCGACCAATTCGCTGCCAGCGGTATCGTGCAGTATCACTTCTAA